One Cervus elaphus chromosome 27, mCerEla1.1, whole genome shotgun sequence genomic region harbors:
- the LOC122684959 gene encoding S-adenosylmethionine decarboxylase proenzyme-like has product MEAAHFFEGTEKLLEVWFSRQQPDANQGSGDLRTIPRSEWDILLKDVQCSIISVTKTDKQEAYVLSESSMFVSKRRFILKTCGTTLLLKALVPLLKLARDYSGFDSIQSFFYSRKNFMKPSHQGYPHRNFQEEIEFLNAIFPNGAAYCMGRMNSDCWYLYTLDFPESRVINQPDQTLEILMSELDPAVMDQFYMKDGVTAKDVTRESGICDLIPGSVIDATMFNPCGYSMNGMKSDGTYWTIHITPEPEFSYVSFETNLSQTSYDDLIRKVVEVFKPGKFVTTLFVNQSSKCRTVLSSPQKIEGFKRLDCQSALFNDYNFVFASFAKKQQQQQS; this is encoded by the coding sequence ATGGAAGCTGCACATTTTTTCGAAGGGACCGAGAAACTGCTGGAGGTTTGGTTCTCCAGGCAGCAACCCGACGCAAACCAAGGATCTGGGGATCTTCGCACCATCCCAAGATCCGAGTGGGACATACTTTTGAAGGATGTGCAATGTTCAATCATAAGTGTGACAAAAACTGACAAGCAGGAAGCTTATGTACTCAGTGAGAGTAGCATGTTTGTCTCCAAGAGACGTTTCATTTTGAAGACATGTGGTACCACCCTCTTGTTGAAAGCACTGGTTCCCCTGTTGAAACTTGCTAGGGATTACAGTGGGTTTGACTCAATTCAAAGCTTCTTTTATTCTCGTAAGAATTTCATGAAGCCTTCTCACCAAGGGTACCCACACCGGAATTTCCAGGAAGAAATAGAGTTCCTTAATGCAATTTTCCCAAATGGAGCAGCATATTGTATGGGACGCATGAATTCTGACTGTTGGTACTTGTATACTTTGGATTTCCCAGAGAGTAGGGTTATCAATCAGCCAGATCAAACCCTGGAAATTCTGATGAGTGAGCTTGACCCAGCAGTTATGGACCAGTTCTACATGAAAGATGGTGTTACTGCAAAGGATGTCACTCGTGAGAGTGGAATTTGTGACCTGATACCAGGTTCTGTCATTGATGCCACAATGTTCAATCCTTGTGGGTATTCAATGAATGGGATGAAATCGGATGGAACTTATTGGACTATTCACATCACTCCAGAACCAGAATTTTCTTATGTTAGCTTTGAAACAAACTTAAGTCAGACCTCCTATGATGACCTGATCAGGAAAGTTGTGGAAGTCTTCAAACCAGGAAAATTTGTGACCACCCTGTTTGTAAATCAGAGTTCTAAATGTCGCACAGTGCTTTCCTCGCCCCAGAAGATTGAAGGTTTTAAACGTCTTGATTGCCAGAGCGCTTTGTTCAATGATTACAATTTTGTTTTTGCCAGTTTTGCTAAGAAGCAGCAACAACAGCAGAGTTGA
- the LOC122685022 gene encoding 40S ribosomal protein S6-like, with product MKLNISFPATGCQKLIEVDDERKLRTFYEKRMATEVAADALGEEWKGYVVRISGGNDKQGFPMKQGVLTHGRVRLLLSKGHSCYRPRRTGERKRKSVRGCIVDANLSVLNLVIVKKGEKDIPGLTDTTVPRRLGPKRASRIRKLFNLSKEDDVRQYVVRKPLNKEGKKPRTKAPKMQRLVTPRVLQHKRWRIALKKQRTKKNKEEAAEYAKLLAKRMKEAKEKRQEQIAKRRRLSSLRASTSKSESSQK from the coding sequence ATGAAGCTGAACATCTCTTTCCCGGCCACTGGCTGCCAGAAGCTCATTGAAGTGGACGATGAACGAAAACTTCGTACCTTCTACGAGAAGCGTATGGCCACAGAAGTTGCTGCTGATGCTCTGGGTGAAGAATGGAAGGGTTATGTGGTCCGAATCAGTGGCGGGAATGATAAGCAGGGTTTCCCCATGAAGCAGGGTGTCTTGACCCATGGCCGAGTTCGCCTGCTACTGAGTAAGGGGCATTCCTGTTACAGACCAAGGAGGACTGGAGAGAGAAAGCGCAAATCTGTACGGGGTTGCATTGTGGATGCCAATCTGAGTGTTCTCAACTTGGTCATCGTgaaaaaaggggagaaggatATTCCTGGACTCACTGATACTACAGTGCCTCGTCGCCTGGGTCCCAAAAGAGCTAGCAGAATCCGCAAACTTTTCAATCTCTCTAAAGAAGATGACGTCCGCCAGTATGTTGTGCGAAAGCCCCTAAACAAAGAAGGTAAGAAACCTAGGACTAAAGCACCCAAGATGCAGCGTCTCGTGACTCCACGAGTTCTGCAACACAAACGCTGGCGTATTGCTCTGAAGAAACAGCGtactaagaaaaacaaagaagaggctGCAGAATACGCTAAACTTTTGGCCAAGAGAATGAAGGAGGCCAAAGAAAAACGGCAGGAACAGATTGCCAAGAGACGGAGGCTGTCCTCTCTGAGAGCTTCTACTTCTAAGTCTGAGTCCAGTCAAAAATGA